The genomic stretch TTTCTGTCTGATTCATCTCTGATCTCATAGATACCCGGAATTTTTTCATCTTTTACCAACTCAGCAGTTCTGGCAATCATTTCAGCTTTGTTTACCTGATAAGGTATCTCTGTTACGATGATTGCATTTCTGTTGTGTACTTCCTCGAAGCTTACTTTTGCTCTAAGAACCACTCTTCCTCTTCCTGTATGGAAAGCATCTCTTACCCCGTCGTATCCATAGATGATTCCACCCGTAGGAAAATCCGGAGCAACAATATGCTGCATCAACTCGTCGATCGTAATTTCTCTGTTATCAATATATGCACTGATTGCATCTACAGCTTCAGAAAGATTGTGAGGCGCCATATTCGTCGCCATACCTACCGCAATACCAGAAGTACCGTTTACCAAAAGATTTGGGATTTTTGTAGGCATTACGCTCGGTTCAGTTAAGCTGTCATCAAAGTTATTTTGAAAGTCAACCGTTTCTTTATCAAGATCTGATAAAATTTCGTCTGAAACTTTTTTAAGCCTTGCTTCGGTATAACGCATTGCTGCAGGCGGATCACCATCCATCGAACCGAAGTTACCCTGACCGTCAACCTGTGGATAACGTAAACTCCAGGGCTGAGCCATTCTTACCATTGCGTCATAAACTGAAGAATCTCCATGTGGGTGATATTTACCTAAAACATCCCCAACAATTCTTGCTGACTTCAAATATTTTCTGTTTGAGAAGACCCCCAAACCATACATACCATAAAGCACTCTTCGGTGTACTGGCTTAAGACCATCTCTTACGTCCGGTAATGCTCTCGAAACAATAACCGACATCGAATAATCAATGTAAGATGATTTCATTTCATCAACAATGTTGATAGGAATTAATCTCTCTCCTTCTTTTTGCATATATAAGTTTTATTGTAATGATAATCAGACTTTTAAAAATTGGTCTGAAAACTATTTATTTTGAATAATTAATAACGTGCTAAGTTACAAAATTTTTACCGATTTTTGCCTGAGAAATCAAGCAAAATTATCTTAAAAAATATTAAAATATGAGTGTATTAAGTATAACTTTTCACTGCGTAAAAACCAGCCTGGACGAGTGGGAAAACTATGTGGATGAAACTTTAGTTTTAATGACAGAAAACCTGATGGATGTTGATAAGTATATCTTATCTGAAGTGCACAGTGATTTTATAGACGAAGGTAAAAATTACAATCTTCTTTTGATTTTTGATGATGAAGAAAAAAGAACAGAATTTATGGAAAGTGAATTATTAAACATCACTGAAAGAATTGAAACAAAGTTCGGACAAGACGTGATGATTTTTAACACCTCATTGAATCCTAAGAAGAAGAAATTTTAAGTATAAATCATAAAAAAGCCCTGAAATCAGGGCTTTTATTTTAGTGTCTACCGTGGTGACCTTTATGTTTTCTTCGTCCGTTATCATGCTTATCATAATAATAAACTCTCTTTTTAGCATGTCCCGGAGCGTAATACCTTGCACTTCCGCCATAAACTTTCTTGGCCTGACCAGGGGGAAGTCTTCTGCCGTGATGTTCGTGAACGACACAAGAAACAAGCATAGTACCGATTACCATCACTGCTCCAACTATCTTTAATAACCCTTTCATAAATCTTACTTTTTATTTTTCTGAGATTTATGACTACAATCATAATGCCAAAAAAGTATTAGCTCAATAATATCAAATAATCAGACTATTATTTATTTCGATTGCTCGGATGATGTTCTTTTAATTTTTCAACTTTTTTATCGTGCCCGGGAGGCATCGGTCTTCTGCCTGGATGTGGAATACAGGAAGAAATAAATCCTGCTGTAATGATGATAGCGATTGTATTTTTCAGAAGTTTCATACACTTTGATTTATAATTATGCTGTAATCATACAATCAAAATGCCAAAGGAGTTCTGTAATTTTAATGTTTAAAATACATTCGGACTTCTTCTTTCCAACATAACAAGATCTTTCCATTCACCGTGAAGCTGACCGACTTTTTCTCTTTTACCTACCATTCTGAATCCGTTTTTCTGATGAAATTTTATGGATGCTTCATTTTCAGGAAAAATATTTGACTGTAAAGTCCAGAATCCGTGGTTTTCACTATCGAGAATCAGTTTTTTCAAAAGAACCGAACCCAAACCTTTCCCAACATACTTATTATCAAAATAAATACTTACTTCGGCAACACCTCTAAAGCAATCTCTTTTACTTACAGGTTTTAAAGCACACCATCCAATCACTTCACTGTTGTCATCTTCCAAAACCCATCGGCAGTCATTTAGAAAACTTGTATTCCAGGATTCTACGCTTGGCAGCTCAGTGTCGAAAGTGGCAATTCCGCTATCAATTCCCTGTTGAAAGATTTCTAAAACTCTGGTATCGTCATGCGGAAGCATTTCTCTTATCTCGTAATTCATTTTTTAATGATATTTTCTTTTATTTTTTCTTTTAATTCTGGAATAATGAGTCTGTTGATCATCTTTATCTTCAGAAATCACACTGATATTTCCGTCTACTTCCAAAATAGCAAGCTTTACATTTTCCAGCGTTTCTACTCCATGCTCCCTGATTGCTTCATTCAGTTCATCAAAAGTAATTTTCACTTTTCTCAAAGCAACCTGATCCACGTTCCCATCTTTCACCAAAATTACAGGATCTGCTTCCATAAAACTTGCAAAACCACGATTGGCAAACATTAATCTTTTTAATGTAAAATTAGCAGCAAATAAAACAAGCGCCGCTACAATTCCACCTTCTAAGGACGTATTTTCACCAACCATTGCATTCTGTACGGCGTTTGAAATCAACAAAAGCAAAACTACATCTCCTGCGTTGAGTTGTGAAAGCTGATTTTTCCCAAACAAACGGATTGCGATTACCATAAAAAGGTAAACGCAGAGCGAACGGACAACGACATCAAGAATAGGATTCAAAGTATAGAAAATTTAGATCAAATGTATACAATTAGCGGAAATAAAAAAACTGCTTTTTCAAGCAGTTTAAAGAAAATCATATCGTTTGTTTATTTTAATTATCTATTGTTGATGTCTACTCTTACAGGCATTACAAAAGATGAAGCCAGCATATTTTCATTCAGCTTGTTGGCATCCACTTTATACTGAAGATGAGAAAGCACATTTTCTATTTCCTTACTTACATTTTTGCAGTCACCTTTTGAACGAACATTTACAATTTTACCGTTTTCTGCAATATCAAACTTCACTTCCGAGTTTACAATTCCTTGCTTGTAATCTGAGCTGGTAAAATCAAAATTATCCATCAAAAGACTTCTGATTTCGTTGAATGCATCATTTTTATTTAACTGCACTTCCTGAATCGTATTGTTTGATGTTGTCTGAGCTTTTACGTTACCTGCGATTGCTGTTAATCCTAATGCGAAAAGAGAAGAAACAAATATTTGAATTTTATTTTTCATAACCATTTGATTTTAAATTATATATTAAACTTGTTTTGAATTCTAAATCAAAGATATAAAAAATTATTCATACAAATTTCACATTGAGTTAACATTGAGTTAACATTGAAATATAAAATATTGATATTCAATTAATTATACTTTAAAAATAATTGAATTATTAACATTGGAAATTAAATTAGCTTTAAATTAAAATCACTTTTAAACAGAAAAAGCTACAAACATCAGTTGTAGCTTTATATAATTCTGTAATTACTTACTTATTTTGTCCCGGAGCAAATGGTTTTGCAGATTTTGTCCCAAAAACCTTTTTAGCTTGCCCAGGAGGCATAGGTTTTGATTTTGAAGCTTTAACATGCGTTGATGACCTTACTTCACAAGACACAATGGTCAACGAAAAAGCCATTAGAGCTAAATAAATTTTAATTGATTTCATAAGATTTTTTTTTAGATAAGGCAAGTATGAGACCAAGTTACATCTCCTTCTTCAAATACTTCCCTGTCAAACTTTTCTTCGACTTGATTATCTCTTCAGGAGTTCCTTTAGCAATAATCTCTCCGCCATATTTTCCACCTTCCGGTCCAACATCAATAATATGATCTGCCAATTTGATGACATCCATATTATGTTCGATGATGATGAATGAATTTCCTAATTCTACCAACTTATTGATGGCATCCATTAAGATTTTTACATCTTCAAAATGAAGTCCCGTTGTCGGTTCATCAAGAATATATAAAGTATTTCCTGTTTGTCTTTTTGCTAATTCTGTTGCCAGTTTTATACGCTGGGCTTCACCTCCGGAAAGTGTAGTCGATTGCTGTCCCATTGTAATGTAACCCAAGCCAACATCCTGCAAAGTTTTCACTCTTGCAAAAATCTTAGGAATCGGCTGGAAGAAATCTACCGCTTCATCAATCGTCATATCCAACACATCGGAAATCGATTTTCCTTTATAACGAACTTCCAAAGTTTCTCTGTTGAAACGTTTTCCGTTGCAGGTTTCACAATGAACGTATACATCCGGTAAAAAGTTCATTTCAATTACTTTCAAACCTCCTCCCTGACAAGTTTCACATCTTCCACCTTTTACGTTGAAAGAAAATCTTCCAGGTTTGTAACCACGAATTTTAGATTCAGGCAATTCTGAAAATAGATTTCTGACATCGGTAAACATTCCTGTGTACGTTGCAGGATTTGAACGTGGCGTTCTACCAATCGGTGTCTGGTCTACATCTACGATTTTATCAATATTATCAAGACCTTCCACTTTTTTGTATGGCAAAGGCTCCTGAACGGCTCTGTAAAAATGTTTGTTCAGAATCGGATATAAAGTTCCATTAATTAAAGAAGATTTTCCACTTCCTGAAATTCCTGTAACTACCACCAATTTTCCTAAGGGAATTTCAAGATTTACATTTTTAAGATTGTTTCCTGTAGCACCTTTTAGGACGATACTTTTCCCATTTCCTTCTCTTCTTACTTCCGGAATGGCAATTTTTCTTTTTCCGGTAATATAATCTGCGGTAATTGTATCAGCGTTTAGCAAATCTTTCGGTTTTCCCTGCCAAAGAATTTCGCCACCAAATTTTCCGGCTCTCGGACCAATATCTAAAACCTCATCGGCTTCCATGATCATATCTTTGTCGTGCTCTACAACCAAAACAGAGTTTCCGATATCACGAAGATTTTTTAATGAATTAATCAGTCTTTCGTTATCTCTTTGGTGCAATCCGATACTTGGTTCATCCAGAATATAAAGTACATTTACCAACTGAGAACCAATTTGTGTTGCCAGACGAATCCTTTGAGATTCTCCACCAGAAAGGGTTTTTGAACTTCTGCTCAAACTTAAATAATCTAAACCTACATCCAGTAAAAACTGAAGT from Chryseobacterium indoltheticum encodes the following:
- the uvrA gene encoding excinuclease ABC subunit UvrA, with amino-acid sequence MSKSTEYIEVYGAREHNLKNINVKIPRNELVVITGLSGSGKSSLAFDTIFAEGQRRYIETFSAYARQFLGGLERPDVDKIEGLSPVIAIEQKTTNKNPRSTVGTVTELYDYLRLLYARVSDAYSQTTGKKLVSYTEDQILDAIKENYKNEKIMLMAPVVRSRKGHYHELFVQMAKKGYGQARIDGELTDIEYDLKLDRYKTHDIDIVIDRWIIGESASEARMEKSLRTAMDMGEGLIGIQKLGSTEIEYFSKNLMDAETGHSLALPEPNTFSFNSPKGSCPSCKGLGTIKKINTDYFVENPKLSINQGGLLPLEDIKSNKYILSQIKNILEIFGLGLATPFKDIPEEALDYIYHGCNKEFNKDLKYAGISKKIKINFDGLIPFMEELIEERESYEAILLERHFTTEETCPECKGARLQPSSLSFKIDGKNIAEVNGLSLSDLKEWLDDVKDKFSEKNSIIAHEILKEIETRLQFLLDVGLDYLSLSRSSKTLSGGESQRIRLATQIGSQLVNVLYILDEPSIGLHQRDNERLINSLKNLRDIGNSVLVVEHDKDMIMEADEVLDIGPRAGKFGGEILWQGKPKDLLNADTITADYITGKRKIAIPEVRREGNGKSIVLKGATGNNLKNVNLEIPLGKLVVVTGISGSGKSSLINGTLYPILNKHFYRAVQEPLPYKKVEGLDNIDKIVDVDQTPIGRTPRSNPATYTGMFTDVRNLFSELPESKIRGYKPGRFSFNVKGGRCETCQGGGLKVIEMNFLPDVYVHCETCNGKRFNRETLEVRYKGKSISDVLDMTIDEAVDFFQPIPKIFARVKTLQDVGLGYITMGQQSTTLSGGEAQRIKLATELAKRQTGNTLYILDEPTTGLHFEDVKILMDAINKLVELGNSFIIIEHNMDVIKLADHIIDVGPEGGKYGGEIIAKGTPEEIIKSKKSLTGKYLKKEM
- a CDS encoding DUF421 domain-containing protein, with product MNPILDVVVRSLCVYLFMVIAIRLFGKNQLSQLNAGDVVLLLLISNAVQNAMVGENTSLEGGIVAALVLFAANFTLKRLMFANRGFASFMEADPVILVKDGNVDQVALRKVKITFDELNEAIREHGVETLENVKLAILEVDGNISVISEDKDDQQTHYSRIKRKNKRKYH
- a CDS encoding GNAT family N-acetyltransferase; translation: MNYEIREMLPHDDTRVLEIFQQGIDSGIATFDTELPSVESWNTSFLNDCRWVLEDDNSEVIGWCALKPVSKRDCFRGVAEVSIYFDNKYVGKGLGSVLLKKLILDSENHGFWTLQSNIFPENEASIKFHQKNGFRMVGKREKVGQLHGEWKDLVMLERRSPNVF
- a CDS encoding DUF4286 family protein, which translates into the protein MSVLSITFHCVKTSLDEWENYVDETLVLMTENLMDVDKYILSEVHSDFIDEGKNYNLLLIFDDEEKRTEFMESELLNITERIETKFGQDVMIFNTSLNPKKKKF